The proteins below are encoded in one region of Methanosarcina barkeri 3:
- a CDS encoding molybdenum cofactor biosynthesis protein B → MKESTPEIHKKEAKKSFSFALITISTSRYEKYGNPASPEEAEDLSGKAMKDLLEAAGHKVSFYRLVSDEKTSITDAVLAALDSSADIIITSGGTGLAPKDITIESVTPLFEKEISGFGELFRYKSIEDIGTSVILTRAVAGVIKGKAVFCLPGSPNAVKLALSEIIIPEAGHIVRHVRE, encoded by the coding sequence ATGAAAGAGTCCACACCGGAAATTCACAAAAAAGAAGCAAAAAAATCCTTTTCTTTTGCCTTAATCACAATTTCGACTTCAAGATACGAAAAATACGGAAATCCTGCTTCACCTGAGGAAGCTGAAGACCTTTCAGGAAAAGCCATGAAAGATCTTCTCGAAGCGGCAGGCCATAAAGTTTCTTTCTACAGGCTGGTTTCCGACGAAAAAACCTCGATTACCGATGCTGTTCTTGCTGCTCTTGACAGCTCAGCAGATATTATTATTACTAGCGGAGGCACAGGACTTGCACCAAAGGATATTACAATCGAGTCTGTAACCCCTCTTTTTGAAAAAGAAATCTCAGGTTTCGGCGAACTTTTCAGGTACAAAAGCATTGAAGATATAGGAACGTCTGTAATCCTTACCAGGGCTGTAGCAGGCGTGATTAAAGGAAAAGCGGTGTTTTGCCTGCCTGGGTCGCCAAACGCTGTGAAACTGGCGCTTTCTGAAATTATAATTCCTGAGGCCGGGCATATTGTAAGGCATGTGAGGGAATAA
- a CDS encoding radical SAM protein, with the protein MTFEKKDVPEVSLRETKKKEKNIEILSIPGLSVNLRHVGDVPELTANGTLKAAFNPILKKMNSRLKEEKLALIEDDRVIASAWLPPIPSPAFKRLIFSEIQIALGKYIPETVSIELTRQNSSRYPPGTVADELDTDIIKKIIDEALESGTFIITFTENDPLLREEVFELIRYVDKKRAIVNCSTWGTDFSAETASCLKDAGLHSLMVGIYSTDPEKHDAARNSRGAYERAVSAIKLALEAGLMVVMTTHASPSNIQELPALYNLASELGVHEFSVWEAMPKTRDEPVLNDEDRKSILEMYHRINSSQNGPRMFANTYFEGQMLGAMEGRRWMHITADGDVKAGPYPPFSFGSIKEESLKSAWQKIRSYPYFQKQKHLAPMHDPEFMEFVDRIPAGAKLPYPFGKVCEK; encoded by the coding sequence ATGACTTTTGAAAAAAAAGATGTACCGGAAGTTTCATTGAGAGAAACTAAAAAAAAGGAAAAAAATATAGAAATTCTCTCAATTCCCGGACTGTCAGTAAACCTCAGGCATGTAGGGGATGTTCCGGAGCTTACGGCAAACGGGACTCTGAAAGCAGCTTTTAACCCTATCTTGAAAAAGATGAACTCCCGTCTCAAGGAGGAAAAACTCGCCCTAATAGAAGACGACAGGGTCATTGCTTCGGCCTGGCTCCCTCCAATCCCGAGTCCTGCATTTAAACGCCTTATTTTTTCGGAGATACAGATAGCTCTTGGAAAATATATTCCTGAAACCGTATCCATTGAACTTACCCGCCAGAACAGTTCGAGATATCCACCAGGAACGGTTGCAGACGAGTTGGACACGGATATTATAAAAAAAATAATCGATGAAGCCCTTGAATCCGGCACCTTCATTATCACATTTACCGAAAACGATCCTCTCCTGAGGGAAGAAGTTTTTGAGCTGATAAGGTATGTGGACAAGAAGCGGGCTATAGTAAACTGTTCCACCTGGGGTACGGACTTTTCAGCAGAAACAGCCTCCTGTCTGAAAGATGCGGGGCTCCATTCCCTTATGGTAGGGATTTACTCAACTGATCCTGAAAAACATGATGCTGCCCGAAACTCAAGGGGAGCATACGAAAGAGCGGTTTCTGCCATAAAACTGGCACTTGAAGCCGGACTCATGGTTGTAATGACAACACATGCATCTCCCTCAAATATACAGGAACTGCCTGCGCTCTATAACCTTGCATCGGAACTAGGAGTCCATGAATTTTCAGTCTGGGAAGCAATGCCAAAAACCAGGGATGAGCCTGTGCTCAATGACGAAGACAGGAAAAGCATCCTTGAGATGTACCACAGGATAAATTCCAGCCAGAATGGCCCAAGGATGTTTGCGAATACTTATTTTGAAGGTCAGATGCTGGGTGCAATGGAAGGCAGACGCTGGATGCACATAACGGCAGACGGAGATGTAAAAGCCGGTCCTTATCCGCCTTTCAGTTTTGGGAGTATAAAAGAGGAATCTTTAAAAAGCGCCTGGCAGAAAATCAGGAGTTACCCTTACTTCCAGAAGCAGAAACATCTGGCTCCGATGCACGATCCGGAATTTATGGAGTTTGTTGACAGGATTCCGGCAGGAGCAAAACTGCCATATCCTTTTGGAAAGGTTTGTGAAAAGTAA
- a CDS encoding amylo-alpha-1,6-glucosidase, whose translation MSGFRFGTDFLSTYDEGIKKEWIIGNGLGGFASSTLINARTRTYHGLLVAAPENYPGRHLILSSLDEEISTDEDTYKLATHRYPGTISPTGFTYLSEFSQNPFPTWVYHVGDLTLKKTVFMIRNSNTTCVLYDIESRKEEALLRIFPLVSSRDFNLTARAAYLSFTQEATPGGAELASSNGFTFSLSSDLRYHPDPTWYYNLEYDTEKERGLNSEEDNFSPGYFEGKLGLGNFRFFVAASTENISSLTLKQIDKLRTREANRQNLLVLDSKLIDPFALKLIRATDTFVVRSHISGEDTIIAGYHWYSDWGRDTMITLPGLLLVPYRFEEARTVLDYFARYCRRGLIPNTFPAFGGEPIYNTVDASLWFIHALSRYFAYTNDFLFLSDIWDTVVNIIDHYFTGTDFGIGMDSDYLIRQGSQLTWMDAKVGEWAVTPRAGKACEINALWYNALKTASYLGTLLGEEISPYETLASGVVSSFEKTFWNPETNCLFDLVYKDETGNEIKDPAIRPNQIFAVSLPYTMLSPEKEKAIVDRVEKDLLTPFGLRSLSTDNSLYKGQYHGDALTRDAAYHNGTVWPWLLGAYVKAYRKVNNYSEDSLENMRALLKGFDMQLGIAGIGSISEVFDGDYPHSPGGCIAQAWSVAEILRAYVEDVLGIKP comes from the coding sequence ATGAGTGGGTTCAGGTTTGGGACAGATTTTCTTTCGACATACGATGAAGGAATAAAAAAGGAATGGATTATAGGAAACGGGCTTGGAGGTTTTGCTTCCTCTACGTTAATTAACGCAAGAACAAGGACTTATCACGGACTGCTTGTGGCAGCTCCGGAGAACTATCCAGGGAGACATTTGATACTTTCTTCCCTTGATGAGGAAATTTCTACCGACGAAGACACTTATAAACTTGCAACTCATAGATATCCGGGGACTATTTCTCCTACAGGTTTTACTTATCTTTCAGAGTTTTCTCAAAATCCATTTCCTACCTGGGTTTATCATGTCGGCGATTTAACCTTAAAGAAAACAGTCTTTATGATTCGCAACAGTAATACAACCTGTGTCCTCTACGATATAGAATCCAGAAAAGAGGAAGCTTTACTAAGAATCTTTCCTCTGGTAAGTTCAAGAGACTTTAATCTCACTGCTCGCGCAGCATACCTTTCATTTACCCAGGAAGCTACTCCTGGTGGAGCAGAGCTGGCAAGTTCTAACGGTTTTACTTTCTCGCTTTCATCCGATCTCCGGTATCATCCTGATCCCACATGGTACTATAACTTAGAGTATGACACTGAGAAAGAACGGGGGCTTAACTCTGAGGAAGATAACTTCAGTCCGGGTTATTTTGAAGGCAAGCTAGGATTAGGAAATTTCCGTTTTTTTGTTGCTGCTTCAACAGAAAATATTTCTTCTCTGACTCTCAAGCAAATTGATAAACTCCGTACCAGGGAAGCAAATCGGCAGAACCTTCTTGTTCTTGATTCGAAACTTATTGATCCTTTTGCTCTTAAACTTATCAGGGCAACTGATACTTTCGTAGTGAGAAGCCATATTTCAGGTGAAGATACTATAATTGCCGGGTATCACTGGTATTCTGACTGGGGAAGGGACACCATGATTACTTTGCCTGGACTGCTTTTAGTTCCTTACCGTTTTGAGGAAGCAAGAACAGTTCTCGATTACTTTGCCAGGTACTGTAGGAGAGGCTTAATCCCTAACACTTTCCCGGCTTTCGGAGGAGAGCCAATTTACAATACAGTGGACGCTTCTCTCTGGTTTATTCATGCCCTTAGCCGCTATTTCGCTTATACAAACGATTTTCTCTTCCTCTCGGATATCTGGGACACAGTAGTTAACATTATAGATCATTATTTTACAGGCACGGATTTTGGAATCGGCATGGATTCAGACTATCTCATCCGTCAGGGATCCCAGCTAACCTGGATGGACGCTAAAGTCGGAGAATGGGCAGTGACCCCAAGAGCAGGTAAAGCCTGTGAGATAAATGCTCTCTGGTACAATGCCCTGAAAACTGCTTCTTACCTTGGCACTCTTCTCGGCGAAGAAATTTCTCCATACGAAACTCTTGCAAGTGGTGTTGTCTCGAGTTTTGAGAAAACTTTCTGGAATCCGGAAACTAACTGTCTCTTTGACCTGGTATATAAGGATGAAACAGGAAACGAGATTAAAGACCCTGCAATCCGACCTAATCAGATCTTTGCCGTATCCCTACCTTATACTATGCTTTCTCCTGAGAAGGAAAAAGCGATTGTGGACAGAGTTGAAAAAGACCTTTTGACACCTTTTGGACTTAGAAGTCTTTCGACAGATAACTCCTTATATAAAGGACAGTATCACGGAGATGCCTTAACCAGAGACGCAGCCTACCATAACGGAACCGTTTGGCCCTGGCTTCTTGGAGCTTATGTGAAAGCTTACAGGAAAGTCAATAATTATTCGGAAGATAGTCTTGAGAATATGCGGGCTCTACTCAAAGGTTTTGATATGCAGCTTGGAATAGCAGGTATTGGCTCCATTTCTGAAGTGTTTGACGGTGACTACCCTCACTCTCCAGGCGGATGTATCGCCCAGGCCTGGAGCGTTGCAGAAATTTTAAGGGCATATGTAGAGGATGTACTTGGGATCAAACCTTGA
- a CDS encoding DUF1786 domain-containing protein — MLILAVDVGTGTQDILYFNSEKEVENSLLMVMPAPTQIIAKKVRKATKKGKTIVFTGNIMGGGPSTFAIRTHLKAGFRVYATEKAALTINDNIEKVKSFGIQIVSEEEAKKLASEENVQEIVMQDFDPESTSAALSAFEVQMPTNYAVAVQDHGNAPEKSNRIYRFELLRELIEKGGELENFVYRPEEIPEAFTRMKAQADSLLKATGDRKNRAVFMDTGPAAIFGALTDPAAVQPSVVVNIGNGHTLGALVNENRIMAVFEHHTSLMSPEKLQDYIIRLADGKLGFDEVFEDGGHGAYRREAPGFEQISFEQVRSILVTGPKREKLEKASESEIREEISNKLHFAAPFGSMMLSGCFGLLAGFLEKYPEPSINLINH, encoded by the coding sequence ATGCTTATACTTGCAGTGGATGTAGGAACGGGTACTCAGGATATTCTGTACTTCAATTCAGAAAAAGAAGTGGAAAATAGCCTGCTTATGGTCATGCCTGCTCCTACCCAGATAATTGCGAAAAAGGTACGGAAAGCTACCAAAAAGGGAAAAACAATAGTTTTTACCGGAAACATAATGGGAGGAGGCCCCTCAACATTTGCTATCAGGACTCATCTAAAGGCAGGTTTTCGGGTATATGCTACTGAAAAAGCTGCTTTGACTATCAATGATAATATTGAAAAAGTAAAGTCATTCGGAATTCAAATTGTCTCCGAAGAGGAAGCAAAAAAACTTGCATCTGAAGAGAATGTACAGGAAATTGTTATGCAGGACTTCGATCCTGAATCAACTTCGGCTGCACTTTCAGCCTTTGAGGTTCAGATGCCTACAAACTATGCCGTGGCAGTACAGGACCACGGAAATGCTCCTGAGAAGAGCAACAGGATATACCGTTTTGAACTCCTTCGAGAACTCATTGAAAAAGGAGGAGAACTTGAGAACTTCGTTTACAGGCCCGAGGAAATTCCTGAGGCTTTTACCCGAATGAAAGCCCAGGCAGATTCTCTTCTCAAAGCTACAGGGGACCGGAAAAACAGGGCAGTTTTCATGGATACCGGGCCGGCAGCAATTTTTGGAGCGCTTACTGATCCTGCGGCTGTACAGCCTTCTGTTGTGGTTAATATAGGAAATGGGCATACTCTGGGAGCGCTTGTGAACGAAAACAGGATCATGGCCGTTTTTGAGCACCATACTTCCCTCATGAGTCCTGAAAAACTCCAGGACTACATTATAAGGCTTGCCGATGGAAAACTTGGTTTTGACGAAGTTTTCGAAGACGGAGGGCATGGTGCATATAGAAGGGAAGCTCCGGGTTTTGAACAAATTAGCTTTGAGCAGGTTAGATCTATACTTGTTACGGGCCCAAAAAGAGAAAAGCTTGAGAAGGCTTCGGAATCCGAAATTCGAGAAGAGATATCAAATAAACTGCATTTTGCTGCGCCTTTCGGGAGCATGATGCTTTCAGGATGTTTTGGGCTTCTTGCAGGATTTCTGGAGAAGTACCCTGAACCATCAATAAACCTTATAAACCACTAA
- a CDS encoding tryptophan--tRNA ligase has protein sequence MTNKLDPWSSSEINDYSKLFEEFGISPFENVLPEIPSPHMYMRRRVIFGHRDYEQIAEAMRTGAPFSVMDGFMPSGKVHLGHKMVMDQIIWHQQKGASAFVGIADREAFSVRGFSWQKCREIGVEEYILSLIALGFKPDGLIYFQSGCGSVKDLAFELGVKVNFSELSAIYGFSGETNLSHMISVATQAADILQPQLEEFGGPKPVVVPVGPDQDPHLRLTRGLAGKMSMFRVEERENANGGKYLSVRSKGAPKEALQELKKQIPGKVKLYEEHLDIIQTPDYPFLERLVSQINQPEKKRYFTAELEEVSKFANEIKPYEFSGYEEYFVFRKVWKLTRKILDEIVAKVAAEFEGYAFIPPASTYHRFMSGLQGGKMSSSIPDSYIALTDDPKEGAKKVKRAKTGGCVTLEEQKKLGGKPDECSVFELLLFHLAENDDELLEIREECVCGTRMCGSCKQLAAEKMYEFLKDHQEKREQAREHLDEYNIIYKK, from the coding sequence ATGACTAATAAACTTGATCCATGGAGTTCAAGCGAGATTAATGACTATTCCAAGTTATTCGAAGAATTCGGGATTTCTCCATTTGAGAATGTACTTCCTGAAATCCCCTCTCCACATATGTATATGCGGAGAAGAGTTATCTTCGGGCACCGTGATTACGAACAGATTGCAGAGGCCATGAGGACAGGTGCCCCTTTTTCGGTTATGGACGGTTTTATGCCTTCAGGGAAAGTTCACCTCGGGCACAAGATGGTTATGGACCAGATAATCTGGCACCAGCAAAAGGGAGCGTCGGCTTTTGTCGGGATTGCGGACAGAGAGGCTTTCTCAGTACGCGGTTTTTCCTGGCAGAAATGCAGGGAAATTGGGGTAGAAGAATATATACTAAGTCTTATTGCTCTCGGTTTTAAGCCCGATGGCCTTATTTACTTCCAGTCAGGATGTGGCAGCGTTAAAGACCTCGCATTTGAACTCGGTGTCAAGGTCAATTTCTCTGAATTGAGCGCTATTTATGGGTTTTCGGGAGAGACAAACCTTTCCCATATGATAAGTGTAGCAACCCAGGCCGCTGATATTCTTCAACCACAGCTTGAAGAATTTGGAGGACCAAAGCCGGTTGTTGTCCCTGTAGGACCTGACCAGGACCCTCACCTTAGGCTGACGCGAGGGCTTGCAGGCAAGATGAGCATGTTCAGGGTAGAGGAGAGAGAAAACGCAAATGGTGGGAAATACCTGAGCGTGCGCAGCAAAGGAGCCCCGAAGGAAGCATTACAGGAACTCAAAAAACAAATTCCGGGTAAGGTGAAACTCTATGAAGAGCACCTTGACATAATTCAAACTCCTGACTATCCGTTCCTGGAAAGACTTGTTTCGCAGATAAACCAGCCTGAGAAAAAAAGATACTTCACGGCCGAGCTTGAAGAGGTCTCGAAATTTGCTAATGAAATTAAACCATATGAATTCTCAGGTTACGAAGAATACTTTGTTTTCAGAAAAGTGTGGAAACTCACCCGAAAAATATTGGATGAGATTGTAGCTAAAGTAGCTGCTGAGTTCGAAGGCTATGCTTTCATTCCTCCTGCATCTACCTATCACCGCTTCATGAGTGGGTTGCAGGGAGGAAAGATGTCGAGCAGCATCCCTGACAGCTATATTGCTCTAACTGACGACCCGAAAGAAGGCGCAAAAAAAGTAAAAAGGGCAAAGACCGGCGGTTGTGTAACCCTTGAAGAACAGAAAAAACTGGGCGGAAAACCTGATGAATGTTCTGTCTTCGAACTGCTGCTTTTCCACCTGGCAGAAAATGATGATGAATTGCTGGAAATAAGAGAAGAATGTGTCTGTGGAACCAGGATGTGTGGCTCATGCAAGCAGCTTGCGGCTGAAAAGATGTACGAGTTTCTCAAAGACCATCAGGAAAAGCGGGAACAGGCAAGAGAACACCTTGATGAATATAATATAATTTATAAGAAATAA
- a CDS encoding FeoA family protein codes for MVTGNSHLPMKTTTLCAMEPRNTGKIDHLETKNPGILQKLMAMGILPGMPITLLRKSPSYLFEVDQTRYAVDREIANHIYVSC; via the coding sequence ATGGTAACCGGAAACTCACATTTACCCATGAAAACTACAACTCTCTGCGCAATGGAACCCAGAAACACCGGAAAAATTGACCACCTTGAAACGAAGAATCCGGGAATTTTACAAAAATTAATGGCTATGGGTATCCTTCCAGGCATGCCTATTACCCTACTCAGAAAGTCTCCCTCATATCTTTTCGAGGTAGACCAGACCAGATATGCTGTTGATAGGGAAATTGCGAACCATATTTATGTCAGTTGTTGA
- a CDS encoding 50S ribosomal protein L16 — translation MVRKPGSMYRNVRQRSFTRRKYMGGVPGSQIIHYDMGDKANTSFPIKVSLLVEEKCQIRHTALEAARITANRHLTEDAGKMGFYMKLRVYPHEVLRENKQATGAGADRVSSGMRRAFGKNVGTAARVNPFQKIFTVAVEKQNFAAAKKALWHAGQKLPTPCRVIIDEGAELVQ, via the coding sequence ATGGTACGAAAGCCAGGAAGTATGTATAGAAATGTGAGGCAGCGCTCATTTACCAGAAGAAAATACATGGGCGGTGTTCCAGGCAGCCAGATTATTCACTATGACATGGGAGACAAAGCAAATACCTCTTTCCCGATTAAAGTCTCACTGCTTGTAGAAGAAAAATGCCAGATAAGGCACACTGCTCTTGAAGCAGCCCGTATTACAGCAAACAGGCACCTGACTGAAGATGCCGGAAAGATGGGCTTTTACATGAAGCTCCGTGTCTATCCCCACGAAGTCCTCAGGGAAAACAAGCAGGCAACCGGCGCGGGTGCTGACCGTGTATCCAGTGGAATGCGCAGGGCTTTTGGGAAGAACGTAGGTACTGCAGCAAGGGTAAACCCATTCCAGAAAATTTTCACAGTTGCTGTTGAAAAGCAAAACTTTGCAGCTGCAAAGAAAGCCCTCTGGCATGCAGGACAGAAGCTGCCAACCCCCTGTAGAGTCATTATCGATGAAGGGGCAGAACTGGTACAGTAA
- the feoB gene encoding ferrous iron transport protein B encodes MKLPVTCPEKECCCGKTRCTPGKGLPKIILIGNPNVGKSSLFNALSGSYTLVSNYPGTSVEITHGKARIGEREYEIIDTPGMYSLLPVSEEERVSQLLLFEEKASVYLHVVDARNLRRMLSFTLQLLEAELPLILVLNMMDEAEERGIEINIPELSRSLGIPVIGTISSEEKGIEELKAAISEFTLENNAQKFRQKLDYGSEIEPCIEAVEGLLEPSEDAEISTGISRRAISLLMLQEDRTAFEYLRRAEKTPGYWDESHEKNSEEIRKLAKAASKITEVPLSYLFTLKRQEHVNGIVEQVMEIPEKSKNKSSGKNGKIRAQDDTGKKGSKTQNSNLDFSEKIDSILIHPVLGIPALFLILYFGLYLFVGVFAAGTVVDYLENTVFGGYINPFVTAKFISLVPYPALQDLFVGEYGIFTQAVTYAIALILPIVGAFFLVFSIIEDTGYLPRLGLLLDSMFKKIGLSGRAVIPMVLGFGCSTMATMVTRTLETKRERLIANVLLALAIPCSAQLGIILSILSGNPESLLIWFIVILLEFVLIGFLASRVLPGEAPTFILEMPPLRKPKLSNILVKTYSRMHWYFLEVLPLFVLASVLIWIGRLTGLFALALKIIEYPTVWIGLPPDAADIFLFGFFRRDFGAAGLYGMHDSGLLTGVQLVVAAITLTLFMPCIAQFMMTIKERGFKTALAISGFIFPFAFLTGFIVNTILKALGVSL; translated from the coding sequence ATGAAACTGCCAGTTACCTGTCCTGAAAAAGAATGCTGCTGCGGAAAAACAAGATGCACTCCAGGAAAAGGGCTTCCGAAAATTATACTGATAGGAAACCCTAACGTGGGAAAAAGCAGCCTTTTTAATGCCCTCTCCGGAAGTTATACCCTGGTTTCCAATTATCCGGGAACCTCAGTTGAAATCACTCATGGAAAAGCAAGGATTGGAGAAAGGGAATATGAAATCATTGACACACCAGGGATGTATTCCCTGCTCCCTGTAAGTGAAGAAGAAAGGGTCTCTCAGCTTCTGCTCTTTGAGGAAAAGGCTTCGGTTTACCTCCATGTTGTAGATGCCCGAAACCTCAGACGCATGCTTTCTTTCACCCTTCAGCTACTTGAAGCCGAGCTTCCTCTCATCCTTGTCCTGAATATGATGGATGAGGCTGAAGAAAGGGGAATTGAAATCAATATACCTGAGCTCAGCCGTTCCCTGGGAATTCCGGTTATAGGAACCATTTCAAGCGAAGAAAAAGGGATAGAAGAGCTTAAAGCTGCAATTTCAGAGTTTACCCTGGAAAACAATGCGCAAAAGTTCAGGCAAAAACTTGACTACGGCTCGGAAATTGAACCATGTATCGAAGCAGTTGAAGGTCTTCTTGAACCTTCAGAAGACGCCGAAATCTCAACCGGAATCTCAAGAAGAGCAATCTCACTCCTGATGCTCCAGGAAGACAGGACAGCTTTTGAATACCTGCGCAGAGCTGAAAAAACACCAGGATATTGGGATGAAAGCCATGAAAAAAACTCTGAAGAAATCAGGAAACTTGCGAAAGCTGCCTCAAAGATAACTGAAGTCCCTCTTTCCTATCTATTCACTCTGAAGCGCCAGGAACATGTAAACGGAATAGTAGAACAGGTAATGGAGATCCCTGAGAAAAGCAAGAACAAAAGTAGTGGGAAAAACGGAAAAATAAGAGCACAAGACGATACTGGAAAGAAAGGAAGTAAAACGCAGAACAGCAATCTCGATTTTTCCGAGAAAATCGACAGTATTCTCATTCACCCTGTACTTGGGATACCTGCGTTGTTTTTAATCCTGTACTTCGGACTCTATCTGTTCGTAGGCGTATTTGCAGCGGGAACCGTTGTTGACTATCTGGAAAATACGGTTTTCGGAGGATACATAAACCCCTTTGTAACTGCAAAGTTTATATCGCTTGTACCCTATCCGGCTCTTCAGGACCTTTTTGTAGGAGAATACGGGATTTTTACCCAGGCTGTAACATATGCAATTGCCCTTATACTTCCGATAGTGGGAGCATTTTTCCTTGTGTTTTCAATTATTGAAGATACCGGATATCTTCCAAGGCTGGGACTGCTCCTGGATAGCATGTTTAAGAAAATAGGGCTCAGCGGGAGGGCAGTAATCCCAATGGTACTCGGATTTGGCTGTTCCACGATGGCTACGATGGTTACCCGTACCCTTGAAACAAAGAGGGAAAGGCTTATTGCAAATGTCCTGCTGGCTCTTGCAATTCCCTGTTCGGCACAGCTAGGTATTATTCTTTCAATCCTTTCGGGAAATCCCGAGAGCCTTCTTATCTGGTTTATAGTAATATTACTGGAGTTCGTCCTGATAGGTTTTCTGGCTTCCAGAGTCCTGCCAGGAGAAGCTCCTACCTTCATACTTGAAATGCCCCCTCTCAGGAAACCAAAGCTTTCGAATATACTGGTTAAAACTTACTCCAGAATGCACTGGTATTTCCTTGAAGTTCTGCCCCTATTTGTACTGGCAAGTGTCCTGATCTGGATAGGCAGGCTAACCGGCCTTTTTGCTCTTGCCCTGAAAATCATAGAATACCCGACAGTCTGGATAGGCCTGCCTCCTGATGCAGCTGATATCTTCCTTTTCGGCTTTTTCAGGAGAGATTTCGGGGCAGCCGGACTTTATGGAATGCATGATTCCGGATTACTGACAGGTGTGCAGCTCGTAGTTGCAGCCATTACTCTTACCCTTTTCATGCCCTGTATAGCTCAGTTCATGATGACAATAAAAGAAAGGGGTTTTAAGACAGCCCTTGCAATTTCAGGCTTTATATTCCCATTTGCATTTCTTACAGGTTTCATTGTAAACACCATACTGAAGGCTCTGGGGGTGAGCCTGTGA
- a CDS encoding translation initiation factor IF-2 subunit beta — protein MYDYEELLNRAMAKMPDTETTDARFVIPEPRIFSEGKTTILENFGNIADILNRDPDHLMKYLTRELGTAGKIEGTRAVFQGRFTRAQISDNIQAYVDEYVMCSECGRPDTQLVRVDRVLVLRCSACGAHRPVKKRKVSNVVVRDAIEEGGTYELRIDAVGSKGDGIAKIDKYTVFVPGAAKGDVVKVKIKKISGNLAFSERA, from the coding sequence ATGTACGATTACGAAGAGCTTTTGAACCGTGCAATGGCGAAAATGCCTGACACCGAGACTACGGATGCTCGATTCGTAATCCCTGAGCCCAGAATTTTTTCCGAAGGAAAAACTACAATTCTTGAGAATTTCGGAAATATTGCAGATATCCTTAACCGGGACCCTGACCACTTGATGAAATATCTCACAAGGGAACTTGGGACTGCAGGGAAAATAGAAGGCACACGTGCAGTCTTCCAGGGAAGGTTTACGAGAGCCCAGATCTCTGATAACATTCAGGCTTATGTGGACGAATACGTTATGTGTTCGGAATGCGGACGCCCTGACACCCAACTTGTCAGGGTGGACAGGGTACTTGTCCTGAGATGCTCTGCTTGCGGAGCTCACAGGCCTGTCAAAAAGAGAAAGGTAAGCAATGTAGTTGTCAGAGATGCCATCGAAGAAGGCGGCACCTATGAGCTCCGGATCGATGCAGTCGGGTCTAAAGGCGACGGAATTGCAAAGATAGATAAATATACGGTTTTCGTGCCCGGAGCCGCAAAAGGCGACGTGGTCAAAGTAAAAATAAAGAAAATAAGCGGAAATCTCGCCTTTTCAGAAAGGGCCTGA
- a CDS encoding cupin domain-containing protein yields the protein MSLKNTLGILLAVCFLLSIAAVAVNSKEAPCTAGKETYKTAEKTKNKMKGFSINIENATLENNNFRKVLYTAKYSQLVLMSLKPGEEIGMEVHEGNDQFFRFEEGQGKCIINGNEYEVGNGSAVVVPAGAQHNVINTLETGSLKFYVIYSPPVHKDQTTHATKEEAEANPDTFDGVTTECNQG from the coding sequence ATGAGTCTTAAAAATACACTGGGTATTTTGCTGGCAGTTTGTTTTTTACTGTCAATTGCCGCAGTGGCAGTAAATTCCAAAGAAGCGCCCTGTACGGCTGGTAAGGAAACATATAAGACTGCAGAGAAGACAAAAAACAAAATGAAAGGATTTTCTATTAATATCGAAAATGCTACTTTGGAAAATAACAATTTCCGCAAGGTGCTCTATACTGCAAAGTATAGCCAGCTGGTACTTATGAGCCTCAAGCCCGGAGAAGAAATCGGGATGGAAGTGCATGAGGGAAATGACCAGTTTTTCCGCTTTGAGGAAGGACAGGGGAAATGCATAATTAACGGTAACGAATATGAAGTAGGTAACGGGTCTGCGGTGGTTGTGCCTGCCGGTGCTCAGCACAATGTCATTAACACTCTGGAAACAGGTTCTCTAAAATTCTATGTGATCTATTCGCCACCTGTTCACAAGGATCAAACCACGCACGCCACGAAGGAAGAAGCAGAGGCAAATCCAGATACATTTGACGGTGTAACTACGGAATGTAACCAAGGATAA